A window of Gloeocapsopsis sp. IPPAS B-1203 contains these coding sequences:
- a CDS encoding RluA family pseudouridine synthase, whose translation MTINIQVQAQSDRLDRYLAQELPDLSRSRIQNLIEQGQVQVNDQVCTSKKVTVKPGDRITIKIPEAQPLDLQPENIPLDILYEDDSVLIINKPAGLVVHPAPGHAGGTLVNALLAHCPNLPGIGGVQRPGIVHRLDKDTTGAIAVAKTDFAQQHLQAQLKAKTAHREYLGVVYGVPKTESGTVDLPIGRHPVDRKKMAVVSTEKGGRSAVTHWQVQERLGNYTLMHFQLETGRTHQIRVHCAAIGHPIVGDPVYSSGHSVGVNLPGQALHAWKLRLQHPVTGEAIEAIAPLPASLTTLLQVLRRRIAIAICHTSVS comes from the coding sequence TTGACAATAAATATTCAAGTACAAGCACAAAGCGATCGCCTTGACCGTTATTTGGCACAAGAATTACCTGATTTATCGCGATCGCGTATCCAAAATTTGATTGAACAAGGACAAGTACAAGTTAACGATCAAGTTTGTACGTCCAAAAAAGTTACTGTAAAACCAGGCGATCGCATCACAATTAAAATTCCTGAAGCGCAACCGCTAGATTTACAACCAGAAAATATTCCCCTGGATATTCTTTATGAAGATGACTCTGTGTTGATTATTAACAAACCAGCAGGGTTAGTCGTTCATCCAGCACCAGGTCATGCTGGAGGTACATTAGTCAATGCCTTACTCGCACACTGCCCTAACTTACCTGGTATTGGTGGCGTACAGCGCCCTGGAATTGTGCATCGCTTGGATAAAGATACGACGGGTGCGATCGCGGTCGCCAAAACGGATTTTGCGCAACAACATCTCCAGGCACAACTCAAAGCGAAAACTGCCCATAGGGAATATCTAGGCGTTGTCTATGGCGTTCCTAAAACTGAAAGCGGTACAGTTGACCTTCCTATCGGTCGTCATCCAGTAGACCGTAAAAAAATGGCTGTTGTTTCTACAGAGAAGGGAGGACGTTCTGCTGTTACTCACTGGCAGGTTCAAGAAAGATTAGGTAACTATACCTTGATGCACTTTCAGCTAGAAACAGGACGTACGCATCAAATTCGCGTTCATTGTGCTGCTATTGGTCATCCAATTGTCGGAGATCCTGTTTATAGTTCTGGTCATTCAGTTGGTGTCAATCTTCCTGGACAAGCACTCCATGCTTGGAAACTGAGGTTACAGCATCCTGTTACTGGAGAAGCAATTGAGGCGATCGCGCCTTTGCCAGCTAGTCTTACTACGCTTTTACAAGTGTTACGTCGCCGGATAGCGATCGCTATT
- a CDS encoding 2-phosphosulfolactate phosphatase has protein sequence MNFDQANFEVRCEWGKQGVLQLAPISDVIIVVDVLSFSTCVDIANSQGAIVYPYQWRDESAQIFAQSVDAELAEKRGGGRYSLSPASLMAISKEARLVLPSPNGSSLSLTAEATPTLTGCLRNYRAVALAAMSYGQRIAVVPAGEQWSDGSLRPSFEDMIGAGAIISHLSGSLSPEAQAATTAYQNFQHSLECLIKQCGSGKELIERGFEQDIELAAKLNVSDCVPTLVGRAYINLAR, from the coding sequence ATGAACTTCGACCAAGCTAATTTTGAAGTGCGGTGTGAGTGGGGTAAACAAGGAGTTTTACAATTAGCTCCTATTAGTGATGTCATTATTGTTGTGGATGTTCTCTCATTCTCGACTTGCGTTGACATTGCTAACAGCCAGGGAGCGATCGTCTATCCCTACCAGTGGAGAGATGAATCTGCACAAATATTTGCTCAGTCCGTTGATGCGGAATTAGCAGAAAAGCGCGGCGGCGGTCGTTATTCATTATCCCCAGCATCGTTAATGGCAATTAGCAAAGAGGCGCGGTTAGTGCTTCCCTCTCCCAACGGTTCATCTTTAAGCTTGACAGCAGAAGCAACTCCGACTTTAACTGGATGTTTAAGAAATTATCGAGCTGTTGCATTAGCAGCCATGAGTTATGGACAGCGGATTGCCGTTGTACCAGCAGGTGAACAATGGAGTGATGGTAGCCTTCGTCCGTCCTTTGAGGACATGATTGGAGCAGGTGCAATCATCAGTCATCTTAGCGGTAGTCTGTCACCAGAGGCGCAAGCCGCAACTACAGCATATCAAAACTTTCAACACAGTCTAGAGTGTCTAATCAAGCAATGTGGCTCTGGCAAAGAACTGATTGAGCGAGGTTTTGAGCAGGATATTGAGTTAGCAGCAAAGTTAAATGTCAGCGATTGTGTTCCTACATTGGTTGGCAGAGCTTATATCAATCTCGCAAGATGA